The proteins below come from a single Cricetulus griseus strain 17A/GY chromosome 6, alternate assembly CriGri-PICRH-1.0, whole genome shotgun sequence genomic window:
- the LOC100764233 gene encoding olfactory receptor 4F17, giving the protein MGQVNTSIVPEFVLLGLAQSFGMQTFFCFFFSLFYVGIIFGNLFIVFTVTFDSQLHFPMYILLANLSLIDLGLSSTTVPRMISDLFTGCKVISFHSCMVQMFFIHVMGGVEMVLLIAMAYDRYTAICKPLHYLMIMNPRKCMILVIAAWVIGMIHAVSQFIFVINLPFCGPYNVGSFYCDFPRVIKLACMDTYKLEFVVTANSGFISMCTFFFLIVSYIFILVTVRQHSSTDLSKAFFTLSAHITVVVLFFTPCMFLYVWPFPTKSLDNFFAIVDFVVTPVLNPAIYTLRNKDMKLAIRRLSRKVLNSMEIT; this is encoded by the coding sequence ATGGGGCAAGTGAATACTTCTATTGTACCTGAATTTGTTTTGCTAGGACTTGCACAATCATTTGGAATGCAGactttcttttgcttcttcttctccttATTTTATGTGGGTATTATTTTTGGAAACCTTTTTATTGTGTTCACAGTGACTTTTGATTCTCAATTACACTTCCCCATGTATATTCTACTGGCCAACTTATCACTCATCGACTTGGGCCTTTCGTCTACAACAGTTCCTAGGATGATATCTGATCTTTTTACCGGTTGTAAAGTCATTTCATTTCACAGCTGCATGGTACAAATGTTCTTCATCCATGTGATGGGTGGAGTGGAGATGGTGCTGCTCATAGCCATGGCATATGACAGGTACACAGCCATTTGTAAGCCTCTTCACTATCTGATGATTATGAACCCTAGAAAGTGTATGATTTTGGTAATAGCTGCTTGGGTCATAGGCATGATTCATGCTGTGTCTCAGTTTATTTTTGTCATAAATTTACCCTTCTGTGGTCCCTATAATGTTGGAAGCTTTTATTGTGATTTTCCAAGGGTCATTAAACTTGCATGCATGGACACGTATAAACTAGAATTTGTGGTCACTGCCAACAGTGGTTTCATATCTATGTGTACCTTCTTTTTCTTGATTGTGTCATATATTTTTATCCTGGTCACTGTGAGGCAACATTCTTCAACTGATTTATCCAAAGCATTCTTCACCTTATCAGCTCACATCACcgtagtggttttgttttttacaccatgcatgtttctgtatgtgtggcCTTTCCCAACTAAGTCACTGGATAATTTCTTTGCTATTGTTGACTTTGTTGTTACTCCTGTCTTAAATCCTGCTATCTATACTTTAAGGAATAAAGATATGAAGTTGGCCATCAGAAGACTAAGTAGAAAGGTTTTAAATTCTATGGAAATTACATag